CGAGAAGGTCGCCAAGGAGCGGCGCAAGGAGCTGGAGGACGAGAGCGGCTTCTTCGGCGCCATGGACGGTGCCTCCAAATTCGTCCGGGGCGACGCCATCGCCGGCCTTCTGGTCGTCTTCATCAACGTCGTCGGCGGCATCATCATCGGCGTGGCGCAGCAGGGCATGTCCTTCGCCGACGCCGGCCGCACCTACACGCTGCTGACCGTCGGTGACGGCCTCGTCACCCAGGTGCCGGCGCTGATCGTCTCGACCGCGGCCGGCCTGCTCGTCTCCAAGGCCGGCGTCTCCGGCGCCGCCGACAAGGCGCTGATGAAGCAGTTCTCCGGCTATCCGCAGGCGCTCGCGATGTCCTCCGCCGTGATGCTGGTGCTGGCGGCGCTGCCGGGCATTCCGACCCTTCCCTTTCTCGCCCTGGGCGGCGGCGCCGGCGCGTTGGCCTGGAACGCCCGCAACCGCAACCGGGTGACGGCCAAGGCCGAGGAAGCCGCCCACGCCGCCTCCGCTGCGGGAACGCCGGGTGCGCCGGGCGCTGCCGCGGCCGAAGAGCCGATCTCGGCCGCGCTCAAGATCGACGACCTCAAGATCGAGCTCGGCTATGCGCTGCTGCCGCTGGTCAACGGCCCCGATGGCACCGACCGCCTCACCGAGCAGATCAAGGCGCTGCGCCGCTCGCTCGCGATCGAGATGGGCTTCGTCATGCCGGCGGTGCGCATCCTCGACAACGTCCAGCTCGAGGCCAACACCTACATCATCAAGATCAAGGAGGTCGACGCCGGCACCGGCAAGATCTGGCCGAACCAGTTCATGGTCATGGATCCCGGCGGCAGCCAGGTGCAGGTGCCCGGCATCCACACCACCGAGCCGACCTTCGGCCTGCCCGCGACCTGGGTCGATGCCAGCTTCAAGGAGGAAGCCTCGCTCAAGGGCTACACCGTCGTCGACGCCGCAACCGTGCTCTCCACCCACCTCACCGAGCTGCTCAAGGCCAACATGTCGGACCTGCTCTCCTATGGCGAGGTGCAGAAGCTGCTCAAGGAGCTGCCGAAGGAGCAGAGCGAGCTGGTCAAGGACATCGTCCCCGCACAGGTTACGGTCTCCGGCATCCAGCGCGTGCTGCAGCTCCTGCTCGCCGAGCGCATCTCGATCCGCGACCTCTCCACCATCCTCGAAGGCATCGCGGATTCGCTGGCCTTCTCGCGCAATCCCGCGACCATGGTCGAGCACGTCCGCGCTCGCCTCGCGCGCCAGATCTGCGCGCAGAACACCTCCTATGCCGGCTATCTGCCGCTGATCGCGCTGTCGGCGAAATGGGAGCAGGCCTTTGCCGAATCGATCATCGGCCAGGGCGAGGAGCGGAGCCTGGCGATGCAGCCCTCGAAATTGTCGGAGTTCATGACCGGCGTGCGCGAGGCGTTCGAGCGCGCCGCGCGCGAAGGCGAGGCTCCGGTGCTGGTCACCTCCGCGGCAATTCGTCCCTTCGTGCGTTCCCTGGTGGAACGGTTCCGGGCCCAGACGACGGTGCTGTCGCAGGCCGAAATCCACCCCAGGGCGAGGTTGAAAACGGTTGGAAGCATCTGATTTGGCTTAAGAAGCCGTGTGTTTTTCGGCCACAGGCAAATGGTTTTTGAGTTCCTGGCGCCTTGTGGACCAATCGTCGAAAGTCGCCCGGCAAGCACATTACAGCTTTGAAATAATTGCCAAAATGCACGATTAGCGGTCACTTCTGATCGCGAGCTTTCACGTCCTGTCACGCTCTTGTGATCGCCCCTTGGGAACGAATCCCCCCAATACTAGGTTGTTGGGCACCGGAAGCATGAACCTGCCCAAATACGCAGGCGACTACTTCGGGTAGATGGCGGCAGGAGCCTTCCATGAACCACTCGATTTACAGCGCAGATCGCTCGACCCATTTGAAAGTCGTGGTCGTGGCCCTCGTCGCGGGGATCGCGGTGGCAGGCTTCGGCATCACGGCCCGCACGAATTCGGACGAAGGTCTGACCCAGACGGCCCGCGTCATCAAGGCCGGCAAGCCGGTCGTTATCACCAGCTCGAACGCGTCCCTCGTTCGCTAAGGAGATCTGACGAGTTTTTTGAATTCACGCGGCTCTTTACCAGCCCCCCAAAGTCGCCACGTGGATATGTAGACGACCCCAACCCCAAGTCGACTACAGAAAGCGCCCGCCCCCCACGGGCGCTTTCTCATGTCTGGGGTATGCCTCAGTCGAGTGACTGAATTCATCTCTCGTGTCCCGGACGCGCTGCAGCGTTCTTACGCTGCTGCGCTGCGTCCGGGGCACGAGACCATTGTTCAACGATACACATGATTGATCATCCTCGCGGCGCATCTCGCCCGAGTTGTGCTTGATCGCTTCGCCCTCGATTGAAAGAGGGCGCAGGGAAGACCGGGTGCCGGCCGGGCACCCACGGTCCACTGTGCGAAAGGTGGCAACAAGAATCTGCACAGCGGCATACAGGTGAAGCCAAACAACCGGCCTTCCCTGCGCAGTGGTTTGACGACTTATGGCGTGCTCTCCCCGGGGAGCGTTGCACTCGGGCCGCCACATCACCACAAGCCTTGACGCACAGACCCTAGGCGTCAGGACCACACGATTTTGCCGTACGCTAGAATCACACCGGTCGTGTGCGCGAGGTGTTTCGCTCACGGTTGCCCGCCCTGCGAAATCCTTTGCGCCGATGCGACTAACGTCCACCGCCGCCCGGCCCGCGTTCGTGACGATCGCGATACGCCCCTCTTCCTTGGGCCGGGCTGTCGCGACACATACGCCCTTTC
The nucleotide sequence above comes from Bradyrhizobium sp. NDS-1. Encoded proteins:
- the flhA gene encoding flagellar biosynthesis protein FlhA; the protein is MVDVTAGQGVGAARPGIPSVNEIVTILKRGDIALALGVLTILVVLILPLPAIVLDLFLAISITLSILILMTSLFIQAPLEFSSFPTVLLISTMLRLSLNMASTRLILSHGHEGTAAAGHVIEAFGNFVMGGNFVIGIIVFAILIIVNFVVITKGSGRIAEVAARFHLDAMPGKQMAIDADLGAGLIDEKVAKERRKELEDESGFFGAMDGASKFVRGDAIAGLLVVFINVVGGIIIGVAQQGMSFADAGRTYTLLTVGDGLVTQVPALIVSTAAGLLVSKAGVSGAADKALMKQFSGYPQALAMSSAVMLVLAALPGIPTLPFLALGGGAGALAWNARNRNRVTAKAEEAAHAASAAGTPGAPGAAAAEEPISAALKIDDLKIELGYALLPLVNGPDGTDRLTEQIKALRRSLAIEMGFVMPAVRILDNVQLEANTYIIKIKEVDAGTGKIWPNQFMVMDPGGSQVQVPGIHTTEPTFGLPATWVDASFKEEASLKGYTVVDAATVLSTHLTELLKANMSDLLSYGEVQKLLKELPKEQSELVKDIVPAQVTVSGIQRVLQLLLAERISIRDLSTILEGIADSLAFSRNPATMVEHVRARLARQICAQNTSYAGYLPLIALSAKWEQAFAESIIGQGEERSLAMQPSKLSEFMTGVREAFERAAREGEAPVLVTSAAIRPFVRSLVERFRAQTTVLSQAEIHPRARLKTVGSI